A section of the Serratia liquefaciens ATCC 27592 genome encodes:
- the rcsB gene encoding response regulator transcription factor RcsB, producing MNNLNVIIADDHPIVLFGIRKSLEQIEWVNVVGEFEDSTALINNLSKLDANVLITDLSMPGDKYGDGITLIKYIKRHYPQLSIIVLTMNNNPAILSAVLDLDIEGIVLKQGAPTDLPKALAALQKGKKFTPESVSKLLERISASGYGDKRLSPKESEVLRLFAEGFLVTEIAKKLNRSIKTISSQKKSAMMKLGVENDIALLNYLSSVSMAPLDKE from the coding sequence ATGAATAACCTGAACGTAATTATTGCTGATGACCATCCTATCGTACTGTTTGGCATCCGGAAGTCACTTGAGCAAATTGAATGGGTGAATGTCGTTGGGGAGTTTGAAGACTCAACAGCACTGATCAACAACCTGTCCAAACTGGACGCCAATGTACTGATCACCGACCTTTCTATGCCAGGCGATAAATATGGCGACGGCATTACGCTGATCAAATACATCAAGCGCCATTATCCACAGTTGTCGATCATCGTTCTGACCATGAACAACAACCCGGCGATTCTGAGCGCCGTGCTAGATCTGGATATCGAAGGTATCGTGCTGAAACAGGGTGCGCCTACCGACCTGCCGAAAGCGCTGGCCGCATTGCAAAAAGGCAAGAAGTTCACGCCGGAAAGCGTCTCCAAACTGTTGGAGAGGATCAGCGCCAGTGGTTACGGTGACAAGCGTCTGTCGCCAAAAGAGAGCGAAGTACTGCGTCTGTTCGCCGAAGGTTTCCTGGTGACCGAGATCGCCAAGAAGCTCAACCGCAGCATCAAAACAATCAGTAGCCAGAAAAAATCGGCAATGATGAAGCTGGGTGTCGAGAACGATATTGCACTGCTCAACTACCTCTCTTCCGTCAGCATGGCACCGCTGGACAAAGAGTAA
- the gyrA gene encoding DNA topoisomerase (ATP-hydrolyzing) subunit A produces the protein MSDLAREITPVNIEDELKNSYLDYAMSVIVGRALPDVRDGLKPVHRRVLYAMNVLGNDWNKPYKKSARVVGDVIGKYHPHGDSAVYDTIVRLAQPFSLRYMLVDGQGNFGSVDGDSAAAMRYTEVRMSKIAHELLADLEKETVDFVPNYDGTEQIPAVMPTKIPNLLVNGSSGIAVGMATNIPPHNLSEVINGCLAYIDDENISIEGLMEHIPGPDFPTAAIINGRRGIEEAYRTGRGKVYVRARAEVEADAKTGRETIIVHEIPYQVNKARLIEKIAELVKEKRVEGISALRDESDKDGMRIVIEVKRDAVGEVVLNNLYSLTQLQVTFGINMVALHQGQPKLLNLKDILQAFVRHRREVVTRRTIFELRKARDRAHILEALAIALANIDPIIELIRRAPTPAEAKAGLVAQAWELGNVSAMLERAGDDAARPEWLEPEFGIRDGKYHLTEQQAQAILDLRLQKLTGLEHEKLLDEYKELLTAIAELIFILENPDRLMEVIREELIAIKELYNDGRRTEITANTSDINIEDLINQEDVVVTLSHQGYVKYQPLSDYEAQRRGGKGKSAARIKEEDFIDRLLVANTHDTILCFSSRGRLYWMKVYQLPEASRGARGRPIVNLLPLEANERITAILPVREYEEGRHVFMATASGTVKKTALTDFSRPRSAGIIAVNLNEGDELIGVDLTDGSNEVMLFSANGKVVRFPETQVRSMGRTATGVRGINLGEGDSVISLIVPRGEGDILTVTQNGYGKRTAVTEYPTKSRATQGVISIKVSERNGQVVGAVQVDTTDQIMMITDAGTLVRTRVSEVSVVGRNTQGVTLIRTAEDENVVGLQRVAEPVEDEELDSLEAGAEAVEEDATPLDEGDDDSEAVDDAEDDNV, from the coding sequence ATGAGCGACCTTGCCAGAGAAATCACACCGGTAAACATCGAAGACGAGTTGAAAAACTCGTATCTGGACTACGCGATGTCCGTAATTGTCGGACGTGCGCTGCCAGATGTTCGTGATGGACTGAAGCCGGTACACCGCCGCGTTTTGTACGCGATGAACGTACTGGGTAACGACTGGAATAAACCATACAAGAAATCGGCCCGTGTCGTCGGGGACGTCATCGGTAAATATCACCCACACGGTGACAGCGCGGTTTACGACACCATCGTGCGTTTGGCCCAACCGTTCTCACTGCGCTATATGCTGGTGGACGGTCAGGGTAACTTCGGTTCTGTCGACGGCGACTCCGCCGCGGCGATGCGTTATACCGAAGTGCGCATGTCAAAAATTGCTCACGAACTGCTGGCGGATCTGGAAAAAGAAACCGTCGACTTTGTGCCTAACTACGATGGCACCGAGCAGATCCCAGCCGTCATGCCAACCAAGATCCCGAACCTGCTGGTTAACGGCTCGTCGGGTATTGCCGTGGGTATGGCCACCAACATTCCGCCGCATAACCTGTCAGAGGTTATCAACGGCTGTCTGGCCTACATCGATGATGAAAACATCAGCATCGAAGGCCTGATGGAACACATTCCGGGGCCGGACTTCCCTACGGCGGCGATCATCAACGGTCGTCGCGGTATCGAAGAGGCCTATCGTACCGGGCGCGGTAAAGTTTATGTCCGTGCGCGCGCTGAAGTGGAAGCCGATGCCAAAACTGGTCGCGAAACCATTATTGTTCACGAGATCCCGTATCAGGTGAACAAGGCGCGTCTGATCGAGAAGATCGCCGAGCTGGTTAAAGAAAAGCGCGTGGAAGGCATCAGCGCACTGCGTGACGAGTCCGACAAAGACGGCATGCGTATTGTCATTGAAGTCAAGCGCGATGCGGTTGGCGAAGTGGTACTGAACAACCTGTACTCACTGACGCAATTGCAGGTCACCTTCGGTATCAACATGGTGGCATTGCACCAGGGGCAGCCGAAGTTGCTGAACCTGAAAGACATTTTGCAGGCGTTTGTTCGTCACCGCCGTGAAGTGGTCACCCGTCGTACCATCTTTGAACTGCGTAAAGCTCGCGATCGCGCCCACATTCTGGAAGCCTTAGCTATTGCTCTGGCCAACATCGATCCGATCATTGAACTGATCCGTCGCGCGCCGACCCCTGCGGAAGCGAAAGCCGGATTGGTTGCTCAGGCATGGGAACTCGGTAACGTGAGTGCCATGCTGGAACGCGCGGGTGATGACGCGGCTCGCCCTGAGTGGCTGGAGCCGGAGTTCGGCATCCGTGACGGCAAATATCACCTGACCGAGCAGCAAGCTCAGGCAATTTTGGATCTGCGCCTGCAGAAACTGACCGGCCTGGAGCACGAAAAGCTGCTGGACGAGTATAAAGAGCTGCTGACCGCCATTGCCGAGCTGATCTTTATTCTGGAAAACCCAGACCGCCTGATGGAAGTGATCCGCGAAGAGCTGATTGCAATCAAAGAGTTGTACAACGACGGCCGTCGTACCGAGATCACCGCCAATACTTCAGATATCAATATCGAAGACCTGATCAACCAGGAAGACGTGGTAGTTACGCTGTCGCACCAGGGCTATGTGAAGTATCAGCCATTGAGCGACTATGAAGCGCAACGCCGCGGCGGTAAGGGCAAGTCCGCTGCACGTATTAAAGAAGAAGACTTTATCGATCGTCTGTTGGTGGCTAACACCCACGATACGATCCTGTGCTTCTCCAGCCGTGGCCGCCTGTACTGGATGAAGGTGTATCAACTGCCTGAAGCCAGCCGTGGCGCACGTGGTCGTCCAATCGTCAACTTGCTGCCGCTGGAAGCCAATGAGCGTATCACCGCCATTCTGCCGGTGCGCGAGTATGAAGAAGGGCGTCATGTGTTCATGGCAACCGCCAGCGGCACCGTGAAGAAAACCGCGTTGACCGACTTTAGCCGCCCACGCAGCGCCGGCATCATCGCCGTTAACCTCAATGAGGGTGACGAGCTGATTGGCGTTGACCTGACCGACGGCAGTAACGAAGTCATGCTGTTCTCCGCCAACGGTAAAGTGGTTCGCTTCCCGGAAACGCAGGTGCGTTCAATGGGCCGTACTGCTACCGGCGTGCGCGGTATCAACCTGGGTGAAGGCGACAGCGTTATCTCCCTGATTGTGCCTCGCGGTGAAGGCGATATTCTGACCGTTACCCAGAACGGCTACGGTAAGCGTACTGCGGTCACCGAATACCCGACCAAGTCACGTGCCACCCAAGGGGTTATCTCCATCAAGGTGAGCGAGCGTAATGGTCAGGTAGTGGGTGCGGTGCAGGTGGATACCACCGATCAGATCATGATGATCACCGATGCCGGTACGCTGGTGCGTACTCGCGTTTCGGAAGTCAGCGTGGTTGGCCGTAATACCCAGGGTGTTACGCTGATCCGTACTGCGGAAGACGAGAATGTCGTCGGCCTGCAGCGCGTTGCCGAACCGGTAGAAGACGAAGAGCTGGATAGTCTGGAAGCCGGCGCAGAAGCCGTAGAAGAAGACGCTACGCCGCTGGATGAAGGCGACGACGATTCTGAAGCGGTAGACGACGCGGAAGATGACAACGTCTAA
- the ubiG gene encoding bifunctional 2-polyprenyl-6-hydroxyphenol methylase/3-demethylubiquinol 3-O-methyltransferase UbiG — protein sequence MNAESSSQAQNVDHQEIAKFEAVASRWWDLEGEFKPLHRINPLRLNYILQRSGGIFDKTVLDVGCGGGILAESMAREGAKVTGLDMGAEPLQVARLHALETGMNVDYVQETVESHAQANPQKYDVVTCMEMLEHVPDPASVVRACAHLVKPGGHVFFSTINRNTKAWLMAVIGAEYILKMVPQGTHDHKKFIRPSELIGWIDHTPLREKHMIGLHYNPITDHFKLGGNVDVNYMVHTQHEG from the coding sequence ATGAATGCAGAATCATCCAGCCAAGCGCAAAACGTAGACCATCAGGAAATCGCCAAGTTCGAGGCCGTGGCCTCTCGCTGGTGGGATTTGGAAGGTGAGTTCAAACCGCTGCACCGTATCAACCCGCTGCGTCTGAATTATATCCTGCAACGTTCAGGCGGCATTTTTGATAAAACCGTCCTCGACGTGGGCTGCGGTGGCGGCATTCTGGCGGAAAGCATGGCGCGTGAAGGTGCCAAAGTGACCGGTTTGGACATGGGCGCCGAGCCATTGCAAGTGGCCCGATTACACGCGCTGGAAACCGGCATGAATGTGGATTACGTGCAGGAAACGGTAGAGAGCCACGCCCAGGCCAACCCGCAAAAATACGACGTCGTGACCTGTATGGAAATGCTGGAACACGTTCCCGATCCGGCTTCGGTGGTGCGCGCCTGCGCTCACCTGGTCAAACCGGGTGGTCATGTGTTCTTCTCCACCATCAACCGCAACACCAAGGCCTGGTTGATGGCGGTCATAGGTGCGGAATATATTCTGAAGATGGTCCCGCAGGGTACCCACGACCATAAGAAATTCATCCGCCCTTCTGAACTGATCGGCTGGATCGACCACACGCCGCTGCGCGAAAAACACATGATTGGCCTGCATTACAACCCGATCACCGACCACTTCAAGCTGGGCGGCAACGTTGATGTGAACTACATGGTACATACTCAACACGAAGGCTGA
- the rcsC gene encoding two-component system sensor histidine kinase RcsC, with product MKYLASFRTTLKISRYLFRVLAIMLWSLGALLTTFYILNILHQKESDIRQDYNLNFDQAQGYIRHSADIIRDIKYMAENRLNGSVSSMDMFSGIFPGKTSSPEFFPLYPESNCSLNTTYRNSLNALSGLIQYWKENFVAAYDLNRVFFIGGDSLCMAEFGSSSGVANRAEALKTLHERILKYRNAKYQDKDNNLYWISPSQQRPDVGYLYVLTPIYIGSKLEALLGIEQTIRLEDFVTTGNLPIAVTLLDENNEPILQLADGERNAQAPDSYPPDQAYFGYVDNYHDLIMKKALPPSSLSIVYAVPVKTVVERFKMLILNAVLLNLLSAIVLFTLAWLFERKMFLPAEDNAFRLEEHEQFNRKIVASAPVGICILRISDGTNILSNELAHNYINLLTHEDRDRITRIICEQQVNFVDVMTSNNNNLQISFVHSRYRNEDVAICVLVDVSARVKMEESLQEMAAAAEQASQSKSMFLATVSHELRTPLYGIIGNLDLLQTKALPQGVDRLVNAMNNSSGLLLKIISDILDFSKIESEQLKIEPREFSCLEVITHIAGNYLPLVVKKRLGLYCFIEQNVPERISGDPVRLQQVLSNLLNNAIKFTDTGCIILQVCTRGNYLEFSVRDTGVGIPEKEITRLFDPFFQVGSGVQRHFQGTGLGLAICEKLINMMDGDIAVESEPGLGSLFTIRIPLFSAQFPIPQPSDTWQGKTLWLDIRNQRLESYLMEILGGYGATVLRHQGQDTAEGEVMLSDHPLMISTPLLAQIQFSIEHIGPSQETRPGYWMHSTSTPRETLVLLNRLFGTQGESGNTLAQLPLPAKASLIDNGDIHLLVVDDHPINRRLLSDQLSSLGYQVVTANDGVDALDVLSRNTVDIVLTDVNMPNMDGYHLTQRLRELDFTSPVIGVTANALAEEKQRCIEAGMDNCLSKPVTLETLEQTLAYYSLQVRNMRAESENA from the coding sequence TTGAAATATTTAGCCTCTTTTCGCACCACGTTAAAGATTTCCCGCTATCTGTTCCGGGTGCTGGCGATAATGCTGTGGTCGTTGGGGGCGTTGCTCACCACTTTCTATATCCTGAATATCCTGCATCAGAAAGAATCTGACATCCGCCAGGACTACAATCTCAATTTTGATCAGGCACAGGGCTATATCCGTCATTCGGCCGATATCATTCGTGATATCAAATATATGGCAGAAAACCGCCTCAATGGCTCGGTCAGCAGTATGGATATGTTCAGCGGCATTTTTCCCGGCAAGACCAGCTCGCCGGAGTTTTTCCCGCTGTATCCTGAGTCTAACTGTTCACTTAATACCACCTATCGCAACTCGCTCAATGCGTTGAGCGGGCTGATCCAGTACTGGAAAGAGAACTTCGTCGCAGCTTACGATCTCAACCGGGTATTTTTCATCGGTGGCGATAGCCTGTGTATGGCAGAGTTCGGCAGCAGCAGCGGCGTGGCTAACCGCGCAGAGGCCTTGAAAACCCTGCATGAGCGCATCCTTAAATATCGCAACGCTAAGTACCAGGATAAAGACAATAACCTGTACTGGATCAGCCCAAGCCAGCAGCGACCGGATGTCGGCTATTTGTATGTGCTGACGCCAATCTATATTGGTTCCAAGCTGGAGGCGTTGCTGGGCATAGAGCAGACTATACGTCTGGAAGACTTCGTGACTACCGGCAACTTGCCCATTGCTGTGACCTTGCTGGACGAAAACAACGAACCGATACTGCAACTGGCGGATGGTGAACGCAATGCGCAAGCGCCCGACAGCTATCCGCCCGATCAGGCCTACTTTGGTTATGTCGATAATTACCACGACCTGATAATGAAAAAGGCTTTGCCGCCGTCCTCGCTCAGCATCGTTTATGCCGTGCCGGTAAAGACGGTGGTTGAGCGCTTCAAGATGTTGATTCTCAATGCGGTGCTGCTGAACTTGCTGTCCGCCATTGTGCTGTTTACGCTGGCCTGGCTGTTTGAGCGAAAAATGTTCCTGCCGGCAGAGGATAACGCCTTCCGGCTGGAAGAACATGAGCAGTTTAACCGCAAAATTGTCGCCTCGGCGCCGGTGGGCATCTGTATTCTGCGCATCAGCGATGGAACCAATATTCTGAGTAACGAACTGGCACACAATTACATCAACTTACTGACCCACGAAGACCGTGATCGCATTACACGTATCATCTGCGAACAGCAGGTGAATTTTGTCGATGTGATGACCAGTAATAATAATAACCTGCAGATCAGCTTCGTTCATTCTCGCTATCGTAATGAGGATGTGGCGATTTGTGTGCTGGTGGATGTCAGCGCCCGCGTGAAAATGGAAGAATCGCTGCAAGAGATGGCCGCCGCCGCGGAACAGGCCAGCCAATCGAAATCGATGTTCCTGGCGACCGTTAGCCATGAATTACGTACGCCGCTGTACGGCATTATCGGCAACCTCGATTTGCTGCAGACCAAGGCGTTGCCGCAGGGCGTTGATCGACTGGTCAATGCGATGAACAATTCTTCCGGGCTGCTGCTGAAGATCATCAGCGATATTCTGGACTTCTCGAAAATTGAATCCGAGCAGTTGAAGATTGAACCGCGGGAGTTCTCCTGTCTGGAGGTGATTACCCACATCGCCGGCAACTATTTACCGCTGGTGGTGAAGAAGCGGTTGGGGCTGTACTGCTTTATCGAGCAAAACGTGCCTGAGCGCATTTCCGGCGATCCAGTTCGATTGCAGCAGGTGTTGTCCAACTTGTTGAACAATGCCATTAAGTTCACCGATACCGGCTGCATCATCCTGCAGGTCTGCACCCGTGGCAATTATCTGGAATTCAGCGTTCGCGACACCGGAGTCGGTATTCCTGAGAAAGAAATTACCCGCCTGTTTGACCCATTCTTCCAGGTGGGCAGCGGTGTGCAGCGCCATTTTCAGGGTACCGGACTGGGGCTGGCGATTTGCGAGAAGCTGATCAACATGATGGACGGCGACATTGCCGTTGAATCCGAACCGGGATTAGGCAGCCTGTTCACCATCCGTATTCCTCTGTTTAGCGCCCAGTTCCCGATCCCGCAGCCGAGCGATACCTGGCAGGGCAAAACGCTGTGGCTGGATATTCGCAACCAGCGGCTGGAAAGTTACCTGATGGAGATCCTGGGCGGTTATGGTGCGACGGTATTACGCCATCAGGGGCAGGACACCGCCGAAGGCGAAGTCATGCTCAGCGATCACCCGTTGATGATTAGCACGCCGCTGCTGGCGCAGATCCAATTTTCCATTGAGCACATCGGCCCGTCGCAGGAAACGCGCCCGGGTTACTGGATGCACAGCACCTCTACGCCGCGTGAAACCCTGGTGCTGCTTAACCGGCTGTTTGGCACTCAAGGTGAAAGCGGCAATACCCTGGCACAATTGCCGTTGCCGGCCAAGGCTAGCTTGATCGACAACGGTGATATTCATTTACTGGTGGTGGACGACCATCCGATCAACCGTCGGTTGCTGTCCGATCAGCTTAGCTCGCTGGGCTACCAGGTGGTGACGGCCAATGATGGGGTCGACGCGTTGGATGTACTCAGTCGTAACACCGTCGACATCGTACTGACCGACGTCAATATGCCGAACATGGATGGTTATCACCTGACTCAGCGTCTGCGTGAGTTGGACTTTACCTCTCCGGTGATCGGTGTGACGGCGAATGCCCTGGCGGAAGAGAAACAGCGCTGTATTGAGGCGGGGATGGATAACTGCTTGTCGAAACCGGTGACGCTGGAAACGCTGGAGCAAACATTGGCGTATTACAGCCTTCAGGTGCGTAACATGCGTGCCGAATCGGAAAACGCCTGA
- a CDS encoding MFS transporter, with protein MTSTLCNEQQKPGVPAQIATRLAFFVAGFGMAAWAPLVPFAKARIGIDDGSLGLLLLCIGAGSMLAMPLTGYLTGRLGCRPVILLAGLALCIDLPLLVLMDTTTGMALALLLFGAAIGMIDVAMNVQAVVVERASGKAMMSGFHGFFSVGGIAGAGGVSVMLWLGMPPLLATCVTVLTIAALLAVASRNLLRESGGEEGGPMFVVPRGWVMFIGILCFIMFLAEGSMLDWSALFLTTLRGVDHSQAGLGYALFSITMTLGRLNGDRIVNALGRYKVLLLGSLCAAIGLSMAIVFDNAMVSLIGFMLVGLGASNVVPILFSAAGNQHDMPANLAIASVTTVGYAGILAGPALIGFIAQFSSLTVAFACVAVLLLAVTASARAITR; from the coding sequence ATGACATCCACCTTGTGCAACGAACAGCAAAAACCCGGCGTCCCGGCGCAGATCGCCACGCGATTGGCCTTTTTTGTCGCCGGTTTCGGCATGGCCGCCTGGGCGCCCCTGGTTCCCTTCGCCAAAGCGCGCATCGGCATTGATGATGGCTCCCTGGGTCTGCTGCTGCTGTGCATTGGTGCTGGTTCGATGCTGGCGATGCCGCTCACCGGTTATCTCACCGGCAGATTGGGTTGCCGACCGGTGATCTTGCTGGCCGGTCTGGCCTTGTGCATTGATTTGCCACTGTTGGTGCTGATGGATACCACCACCGGCATGGCGTTGGCGCTGCTGCTGTTTGGCGCGGCTATCGGCATGATCGATGTGGCGATGAACGTGCAAGCCGTGGTGGTCGAACGCGCCAGCGGCAAGGCCATGATGTCCGGTTTTCATGGTTTCTTCAGCGTTGGCGGCATTGCCGGCGCCGGTGGCGTCAGCGTGATGTTGTGGCTGGGGATGCCTCCCTTGCTGGCAACTTGCGTCACAGTCCTGACCATCGCAGCACTGCTGGCCGTTGCCAGCCGAAATTTGTTGCGTGAAAGCGGCGGTGAAGAAGGTGGACCGATGTTCGTCGTGCCACGTGGCTGGGTGATGTTTATCGGCATCCTGTGCTTTATCATGTTCCTGGCCGAAGGTTCGATGCTTGACTGGAGCGCCCTGTTCCTCACTACCCTGCGTGGGGTTGACCACAGCCAGGCCGGTTTAGGCTACGCGCTGTTCTCCATTACCATGACCCTCGGCAGGTTGAACGGTGACCGCATCGTCAACGCCCTGGGCAGATATAAGGTCTTGCTGCTCGGCAGCCTGTGTGCCGCTATCGGTCTGAGCATGGCGATTGTGTTCGATAATGCCATGGTCTCGCTGATCGGGTTTATGCTGGTAGGGTTGGGTGCCTCTAACGTGGTGCCGATCCTGTTCAGTGCCGCAGGCAATCAACATGATATGCCGGCCAATCTGGCTATCGCCTCGGTGACTACCGTAGGCTATGCCGGCATTCTCGCCGGGCCGGCGTTAATCGGCTTTATCGCCCAGTTCTCCAGCCTGACGGTAGCCTTTGCCTGCGTTGCCGTCTTACTCCTGGCTGTTACCGCCAGCGCCCGGGCGATAACCCGTTGA
- the rcsD gene encoding phosphotransferase RcsD yields MQNKQLTISSSNITRCFLLFAVLLTIAIGLYGYNYTNAWLAEKKYALNSIANGLQKRIDNYRYVTYQIYDKFGNAASLNVDPSLQETRLRPDVYYLEKPHKKTDAVIFGSHEESTLAMIANISDYLDARWGAKTENYAMYYLNGQDNSLSLITTQPLKELASRFKENYLTTSAEDRRAEMLQQANMLDERESFSALRKQRFQNAYSFSIRTTFNQPGHLATVIAFDLPINDIIPINMARANFMLLPDNSNLDDGTLPIEGTTNAGITMSGNWVDFTASLPNAPLKVVYRVSAISLAIDLLRNNIWLIAINLLLLALSLAGIYFIRRQYIRPSENMAVELEAERALNQEIIASLPSGLLVYNFASNTVIASNKIAQHLLPHLSLQKIAHMAEQHHGVIQATVNNEVYEIRIFRSQLSAETYLFLLNDQDKEVMVNKRLQQAQREYDKNVQARKLMLHNLGIELNQPVRQMHDLADRLRTQPDEEQQQALLTELTAQSSSVLGLIENITLLTRLETQDWQPSRHPFSPSTLIDELLREALPSINQKGLSLFNHFQLDVEQQYIGDANALRKVISLLVHYAIITTACGKISLVVDHEPEHPDRLVFHINDTGSGISNEEISNLNYPFLSQTLVDRFNHGSGLTFFLCNQLCKKLNGQLDIRSKVDIGTRYTIRVPMEMEKKETEAQEKLLDGVTALLDITSEEVRGIVTHLLHAYGASCIIADERQINRDYDVLLTDNPHRADDYTLLLTSDEAGWQQLEKRYIRVNYNLSGAMIDAVLMLIEQQMAALEQPESPLSLTADDIQLYEKQLKSSDYYGLFVDTVPDDIKKLYTEAGSSDFNALSQTAHRLKGVFAMLNLLPGKQLCESLEQHIADGDALKIENNISQIDFFVSRLLEQGSQQHE; encoded by the coding sequence ATGCAAAACAAACAACTGACCATTAGCTCAAGCAATATTACCCGTTGCTTCCTGCTATTTGCCGTGCTGCTGACGATTGCCATTGGCCTGTACGGCTACAACTATACCAACGCCTGGCTGGCGGAGAAAAAATATGCGCTGAACAGCATCGCCAATGGGCTGCAAAAGCGCATCGACAACTATCGCTACGTCACCTATCAGATCTACGATAAATTCGGCAATGCGGCCTCCCTGAACGTCGATCCCAGCCTGCAAGAAACCCGACTGCGGCCAGACGTTTACTATCTGGAAAAACCTCACAAGAAAACCGACGCGGTGATTTTCGGCAGCCATGAAGAAAGCACATTGGCGATGATCGCCAATATTTCAGACTATCTGGATGCCCGCTGGGGGGCCAAGACCGAAAATTACGCCATGTATTACCTTAATGGTCAGGACAACAGCCTGAGTCTGATCACCACTCAGCCTTTAAAAGAGTTGGCCTCTCGCTTCAAGGAAAACTACCTGACGACATCGGCGGAAGATCGTCGCGCCGAAATGCTGCAACAGGCAAATATGCTCGACGAGCGCGAAAGCTTCTCCGCCTTACGCAAGCAGCGTTTCCAAAACGCCTATTCGTTTTCAATCCGTACGACCTTCAATCAACCGGGGCATCTGGCCACGGTGATCGCCTTCGATTTGCCGATTAACGATATCATCCCGATTAATATGGCGCGTGCCAACTTTATGCTGCTGCCCGATAACAGCAATCTGGACGATGGAACTCTGCCGATTGAAGGCACCACCAACGCCGGTATAACGATGAGTGGCAACTGGGTCGACTTCACAGCCTCCTTGCCCAACGCACCGCTAAAAGTGGTTTATCGGGTTTCCGCCATCAGCCTGGCGATCGACCTGCTGCGTAACAATATCTGGTTAATCGCCATCAATCTGTTGCTGTTGGCGCTGTCGCTGGCAGGCATCTACTTTATTCGTCGACAATACATTCGCCCTAGCGAGAACATGGCGGTTGAACTGGAGGCCGAACGCGCGCTGAATCAAGAGATTATCGCCAGCCTGCCTTCCGGCCTGCTGGTGTACAACTTTGCCAGCAATACGGTGATCGCCAGCAATAAGATTGCCCAACATCTGCTGCCTCACCTGAGCCTACAAAAAATTGCCCATATGGCCGAACAGCACCACGGGGTGATTCAAGCGACGGTCAACAATGAGGTGTATGAAATTCGCATTTTCCGCAGCCAGCTCTCAGCGGAAACTTACCTGTTCCTGTTAAACGATCAGGACAAGGAAGTCATGGTCAACAAGCGGTTGCAGCAGGCACAGCGCGAGTACGACAAAAATGTACAGGCACGCAAACTGATGCTGCACAATTTGGGGATCGAGCTCAACCAACCGGTGCGCCAAATGCACGATCTGGCCGATCGCCTGCGTACGCAACCGGATGAAGAACAACAGCAAGCGCTGCTAACAGAGTTGACCGCACAATCGTCTTCGGTGCTGGGCTTGATTGAAAACATCACCCTGCTCACCCGGCTGGAAACTCAGGACTGGCAACCTTCGCGCCACCCGTTCAGCCCCTCGACCCTGATAGATGAATTGCTGCGCGAGGCCCTGCCTTCCATCAATCAAAAAGGACTGTCGCTGTTCAATCATTTCCAGCTTGATGTCGAGCAGCAATACATCGGTGACGCTAACGCGCTACGCAAGGTGATCTCGCTTCTGGTGCATTACGCGATTATCACTACCGCCTGCGGCAAGATTTCTCTGGTGGTTGATCATGAACCCGAGCACCCCGATCGCCTGGTGTTCCACATCAATGATACCGGCTCGGGTATTTCCAACGAGGAAATCAGTAACCTCAACTATCCGTTCCTCAGCCAGACGCTGGTGGATCGCTTTAATCATGGCTCCGGCCTGACCTTCTTCTTGTGCAACCAGCTATGCAAAAAACTCAACGGCCAGTTGGATATTCGCAGCAAGGTCGACATCGGCACCCGCTACACCATTCGCGTGCCGATGGAAATGGAGAAAAAGGAGACGGAAGCGCAGGAAAAACTGCTCGACGGCGTAACCGCCCTGTTGGACATCACGTCCGAAGAAGTGCGCGGCATTGTTACCCACTTGCTGCACGCCTATGGCGCGAGCTGCATCATTGCCGATGAACGCCAGATTAACCGCGACTACGATGTTTTGCTGACCGACAATCCACACAGGGCTGATGATTATACCCTGCTGCTGACCAGCGATGAGGCCGGATGGCAACAGCTTGAGAAACGCTATATTCGAGTAAACTATAACCTGAGTGGCGCAATGATAGACGCCGTGTTGATGCTGATTGAGCAGCAAATGGCCGCCCTGGAACAGCCGGAAAGCCCGCTTTCGCTGACCGCCGACGACATCCAACTCTATGAAAAACAATTGAAATCAAGTGATTACTATGGCCTGTTTGTTGATACAGTACCCGACGATATCAAAAAACTGTATACTGAGGCGGGCAGCAGTGATTTCAATGCTCTGTCACAGACAGCACACCGCCTGAAAGGCGTGTTTGCCATGTTAAATCTGCTTCCCGGCAAGCAACTGTGTGAATCGTTAGAACAGCACATCGCAGACGGTGATGCGCTCAAGATCGAGAATAACATCAGTCAGATTGATTTTTTCGTCAGCAGACTGCTGGAGCAAGGTAGCCAACAACATGAATAA